The segment GAGTAATTTTTTTGAAATAGATTATGTAATGTTTTATTAGGTTAATATTTAATGCTAAAAATATAAATATGGAAGATTATTTAAAAAAAATACTTCAGGCTAAAGTTTATGAAGTAGCTAAAGAAACACCTTTAGAAAAAGCAAATAATTTAAGTAAAGCACTTAAAAATAATATTTATTTGAAAAGAGAAGATCTTCAAGATGTATTTTCTTTTAAAATAAGAGGTGCCTTTAATAAAATGAGACAATTACCACAATCACAACTTGCTAATGGAGTCATAACATCAAGTGCTGGTAATCATGCACAAGGAGTAGCACTAAGTGCATTGAAATTAAATTGTAGCGCAACTATATTAATGCCAATAACTACTCCTTTAGTAAAAGTAAATGCTGTTAGAAATTTAAAAGCAAAAGTTATATTATTCGGTGATAATTATGATGAAACCTATAAGGAAGCATTACGCCTTAGTGAAGAAAATAATTTATGCTTTATTCATCCATTCGATGATCCTGAAGTAATAGCTGGCCAAGGAACAATTGCCATTGAAATAGAAAAACAAGTCAAAGAACCACCAGAAGCAATATATGTTGCGGTTGGAGGAGGAGGTTTAATAGCTGGTATTTCTTTATACATAAAAAATATTTGGCCACAAGTAAAAATAATTGGTGTAGAGCCTGAAGATGCTGATGCGATGACTAAATCCCTAAATAACTCAAAATTAATAGAATTAGCATCAGTTGGTCAATTTGCTGATGGCGTAGCAGTAAAAAAAGTTGGAGAAAAAACCTTTGAAATCGGAAGAAAATATATCGACAAAATGATAACTGTAAATACTGATGAAATATGTGCCGCTATTAAGGATGTTTTTGAAGATACCAGATCAATCCTAGAACCAGCTGGAGCTCTATCTATTGCAGGAATGAAAAAGGATATATTCGAATCTAAATACGCAAACAAAAATATGATTGCCATCGCATGTGGTGCAAATATGAATTTCGAAAGACTACGATTTATAGCAGAAAGATCTGCACTTGGAGAGTACAAAGAAGCAATGTTTGCCGTTGAAATACCAGAAAAAGCGGGCAGCTTAATTAATTTCTGTAGTTTGTTAAATAATAGAAATTTAACAGAATTTAGCTATAGGATGTCCAATTCAGTTAATGCTCAAATATTTGTAGGAATCGAGGTTAATGGAGTAATCGATAAAGATGAACTATTACAAGAATTTAGGAAATCAAATTATCCTTTTATAGATATAAGTAATGATGAATTATCTAAAAATCATCTAAGACATATGGTAGGTGGTCGTTTGCCTCAAAAATTCACCGTACTTGAAAAATCAAAATATATTGAATTGCTATATAGATTTGAGTTTCCAGAAAGGCCAGGAGCATTAATAAATTTTCTAAAAAATATGAAATCAAATTGGACAATAAGCATCTTTCATTATAGAAATCATGGTTCTGATGTAGGAAAAATTGTTATAGGAGTATTAATAGATCGTGCTGAAATTAATTACTGGAATAAATTTGTTGAATTCTTAGGATATAAATACTGGGACGAAACTAATAATCAAACATATAAATTATTCCTTGGTGCATCTGATTAAAATAAGGTAACTTGGGAAAGAATTAGGTATTAAAAAATTAATAAAGTTGATCTAATTACAAAAAAATTAACCGATATAAGTTTGGTTACAAGAGTTGAGGCTGTTCTTTATCTTAAAGGTAGACCAATATCAAAAAAAAATCTTTCAGAAATTACTAATGCGGATATTAATTCTATTGACAAGGCATTAAGGGAATTAAAGGAAAAATACTCAAACACAAAATCTGCAATAGAATTAAATGAAATTAATAGTTGTTATTGTCTAGAGTTAAAATCAATTCTAAATGAATTTGTGGAAGATTTATTACCATCTGAATTAAGAACATCAGAATTAAGGACACTTGCAACAATTGCAATTAAGAAAAAAATACTGCAATCAGATCTTATAGTTTTAAGAGGGTCAGGAGCCTACGACCATATAAAGGAATTAACAAATAAAAAA is part of the Prochlorococcus marinus subsp. pastoris str. CCMP1986 genome and harbors:
- the ilvA gene encoding threonine ammonia-lyase, biosynthetic translates to MEDYLKKILQAKVYEVAKETPLEKANNLSKALKNNIYLKREDLQDVFSFKIRGAFNKMRQLPQSQLANGVITSSAGNHAQGVALSALKLNCSATILMPITTPLVKVNAVRNLKAKVILFGDNYDETYKEALRLSEENNLCFIHPFDDPEVIAGQGTIAIEIEKQVKEPPEAIYVAVGGGGLIAGISLYIKNIWPQVKIIGVEPEDADAMTKSLNNSKLIELASVGQFADGVAVKKVGEKTFEIGRKYIDKMITVNTDEICAAIKDVFEDTRSILEPAGALSIAGMKKDIFESKYANKNMIAIACGANMNFERLRFIAERSALGEYKEAMFAVEIPEKAGSLINFCSLLNNRNLTEFSYRMSNSVNAQIFVGIEVNGVIDKDELLQEFRKSNYPFIDISNDELSKNHLRHMVGGRLPQKFTVLEKSKYIELLYRFEFPERPGALINFLKNMKSNWTISIFHYRNHGSDVGKIVIGVLIDRAEINYWNKFVEFLGYKYWDETNNQTYKLFLGASD
- the scpB gene encoding SMC-Scp complex subunit ScpB, translating into MVTRVEAVLYLKGRPISKKNLSEITNADINSIDKALRELKEKYSNTKSAIELNEINSCYCLELKSILNEFVEDLLPSELRTSELRTLATIAIKKKILQSDLIVLRGSGAYDHIKELTNKKFIIKRKQKDGRSYWLSLSEKFFQTFAVSNEYLSQIGGNKK